The proteins below come from a single Marinobacter sp. MDS2 genomic window:
- a CDS encoding GGDEF domain-containing protein — MTETRLRTWTHSAAYALAAVFIGALALQNLRYGFYPLFYLASMMATVLFVGLIYTLISRRQQLSAPGHLIILSLLNAGLVISSLTLEAPGISHWAMPLLVLNLTILPLRRGLGLSALLVATVSISLLFRHPFADAMISSSGLGLMLAVVGLYIWGYDYMAQSAQNLSTTDPITGAHNARFLDETLQKEISRAIATGHPLSVASIGLSHAEEIRDLHGKAGLQNLLKNMTERLFETIRAGDTLYTINESEFFLILPFTPEEGVRVIAERIRRNLIEHDWPEVGKISVSLGCTTRGNGDTSTYSLRSRATNAMEEANTRGANSAWFSPGEPVKA; from the coding sequence ATGACGGAAACCCGACTGCGAACCTGGACTCACAGCGCAGCCTACGCGCTGGCGGCCGTATTTATTGGCGCACTGGCGCTTCAAAACCTGCGTTACGGCTTCTATCCACTGTTCTACCTTGCCTCGATGATGGCAACTGTGCTGTTCGTGGGCTTGATCTACACGTTGATTTCACGCCGACAGCAACTGTCAGCGCCGGGACACCTGATCATTCTCAGTCTATTGAACGCCGGGCTGGTCATCTCCAGCCTGACCCTTGAAGCACCCGGGATCAGCCACTGGGCAATGCCGCTGCTGGTTCTTAATCTGACCATCCTGCCCCTGCGCCGAGGGCTTGGTCTGTCGGCTTTACTGGTCGCAACCGTTTCCATTTCGTTGTTGTTCAGGCACCCCTTCGCTGACGCCATGATTTCCAGCTCCGGCTTGGGCCTCATGCTGGCCGTGGTCGGGCTTTACATCTGGGGTTACGACTACATGGCACAGTCTGCCCAAAATCTTTCCACCACGGACCCGATTACCGGCGCCCATAACGCTCGCTTTCTCGATGAAACTCTGCAAAAAGAAATCAGCCGGGCCATTGCCACCGGTCACCCGCTCTCCGTCGCCAGCATTGGCCTGAGCCACGCAGAGGAAATTCGGGACCTGCACGGCAAAGCCGGGCTGCAAAATTTGCTGAAGAACATGACCGAGCGCTTGTTCGAAACCATACGAGCCGGCGACACGCTGTACACCATTAATGAGTCTGAGTTTTTCCTGATCCTTCCTTTCACTCCAGAGGAAGGCGTCCGGGTGATTGCCGAGCGCATTCGCCGCAATCTCATTGAGCACGACTGGCCCGAGGTGGGCAAGATATCGGTCAGCCTTGGTTGCACCACTCGCGGCAACGGAGACACCAGCACCTATTCACTGCGCTCCCGGGCCACAAACGCCATGGAAGAAGCGAATACACGAGGTGCAAATTCAGCGTGGTTTAGCCCCGGAGAACCCGTTAAAGCATGA
- a CDS encoding glutamate-5-semialdehyde dehydrogenase: protein MNVAAYMTQLGQQARAAAREVARSTTEVRNHALSATADALDRARVELAQANQKDLENGRASGLDAAMLDRLELTPARIDTMIEGLKQVAALPDPVGEITDMNYRPSGIQVGKMRVPLGVIGIIYESRPNVTVEAASLCLKSGNATILRGGSEAIHSNQAVAACIAQGLAAAGLPEAAVQVVETTDRDAVGELITMPQYVDVIVPRGGKGLIERISRDAKVPVIKHLDGVCHVYIDSHADPEKALKVAVNAKTHRYGTCNTMETLLVDQEIAEDILPLLAAEFEAKGVELRGCEQTLSILPGIVAASEDDWHEEYLAPILAVRVVEGLNGAIDHINHYSSQHTESIVTENYTRARRFLTEVDSSSVMVNASTRFADGFEYGLGAEIGISTDKIHARGPVGLHGLTSQKYVVFGDGHIRA from the coding sequence ATGAACGTTGCAGCGTATATGACGCAGCTGGGCCAACAGGCTCGGGCCGCCGCGCGAGAAGTTGCCAGGTCAACAACGGAAGTGAGGAATCACGCGCTTTCAGCCACCGCAGACGCACTCGATCGAGCGCGGGTGGAACTTGCGCAGGCCAACCAGAAAGATCTGGAGAACGGACGTGCGAGCGGGCTTGATGCTGCCATGCTGGACCGACTCGAGCTGACGCCGGCCCGAATCGATACCATGATTGAAGGTCTGAAGCAGGTGGCGGCCTTGCCAGACCCGGTGGGTGAGATTACCGACATGAACTACCGCCCGTCCGGAATTCAGGTCGGCAAAATGCGGGTGCCTCTGGGTGTGATCGGTATTATCTATGAATCCCGTCCGAACGTGACCGTTGAAGCCGCCAGCCTGTGCCTGAAATCCGGCAATGCTACGATTCTACGGGGTGGTTCTGAAGCTATCCATTCCAACCAAGCGGTAGCTGCTTGTATCGCTCAGGGCCTGGCCGCGGCTGGCTTGCCGGAAGCGGCCGTGCAGGTGGTTGAAACCACCGATCGGGATGCGGTGGGTGAGTTGATCACCATGCCGCAGTACGTTGATGTGATTGTGCCCCGGGGCGGGAAAGGCCTGATTGAGCGCATTTCGCGAGATGCCAAAGTGCCGGTTATCAAACACTTGGATGGTGTCTGCCACGTTTACATCGACAGCCACGCAGACCCGGAAAAAGCGCTCAAGGTTGCGGTCAATGCCAAGACTCACCGCTACGGCACCTGCAATACCATGGAAACCTTGCTGGTAGATCAGGAAATCGCTGAGGATATCCTGCCGTTACTGGCAGCCGAATTCGAAGCGAAAGGTGTTGAGTTGCGCGGTTGTGAGCAAACGCTGAGCATCCTCCCCGGCATAGTTGCCGCGAGTGAAGACGACTGGCACGAAGAGTACCTTGCGCCGATTCTTGCGGTGCGCGTGGTTGAGGGGTTGAATGGTGCCATTGACCATATCAATCACTACAGCTCTCAACATACCGAAAGCATCGTTACCGAAAACTACACTCGAGCCCGACGTTTCCTCACCGAAGTGGATTCCAGTTCGGTGATGGTCAACGCCTCGACACGGTTTGCTGACGGCTTCGAATACGGGCTGGGTGCGGAAATCGGCATTTCCACCGACAAGATTCATGCTCGCGGTCCGGTTGGGTTGCATGGTCTGACGTCGCAAAAGTATGTGGTGTTTGGCGACGGCCACATTCGGGCCTGA
- a CDS encoding GGDEF domain-containing protein, producing MPQLAEKFLPSKLSKIGFIVLALTATGFAALREPLAAAAAASTAGLFLTGMHGNRRRQSMPWPHLRILFFITLNIALFAALWRGPWALSHWLYALPLITFGFVPAYLATAVTIAGVILVMSSTQWFITLPDRHQMISAFVLSTLLGAILIFLQKYKDRQLKPLRRTDQLTQAASREYLSADLHKEIQRSEREGTHLTAMAIGLDTHLSDTAPDADISAILPRIGRYLHSQLRDFDTYYRMADLQFLAILPCTNTTEAADTAERIRNGLCTLMASHGLKLTVSAGVAGLNIGDDADSLQISASNALRRAQQQGGNRTQTYSNPVPNDIAGTHNSRGAAQ from the coding sequence ATGCCCCAGTTGGCCGAAAAATTTCTGCCTAGCAAACTCTCAAAAATAGGCTTTATTGTTCTGGCATTGACCGCCACAGGTTTCGCTGCCTTGAGAGAACCGCTAGCGGCAGCCGCGGCGGCGTCTACGGCGGGCTTGTTTCTGACCGGTATGCACGGCAACCGTCGCAGACAATCAATGCCTTGGCCACACCTGCGCATACTGTTTTTTATCACCCTGAACATCGCCCTGTTTGCCGCACTCTGGCGTGGCCCCTGGGCACTGAGCCACTGGCTTTATGCCCTGCCCTTGATCACCTTCGGATTTGTCCCAGCCTACCTCGCAACAGCCGTTACGATCGCCGGCGTTATTTTGGTGATGTCCAGCACCCAATGGTTCATCACACTCCCCGACCGCCACCAGATGATCAGCGCCTTTGTGCTGTCGACGTTGCTCGGGGCGATCCTGATTTTTCTGCAAAAATACAAAGATCGCCAGCTCAAGCCGCTCCGGCGCACCGACCAACTGACCCAAGCCGCAAGCCGGGAGTACTTATCTGCAGATTTGCACAAAGAGATTCAGCGCAGTGAGCGAGAAGGCACTCATCTGACCGCCATGGCAATCGGACTCGACACGCACTTAAGCGACACCGCTCCCGATGCCGATATAAGCGCCATCCTGCCTCGCATTGGCCGATACCTGCATTCACAGTTACGGGATTTCGATACTTACTATCGCATGGCCGATCTGCAGTTTTTGGCAATTCTGCCGTGCACCAATACCACCGAGGCCGCAGATACGGCCGAGCGTATTCGGAACGGTCTGTGCACCCTGATGGCCTCTCACGGGCTGAAACTGACCGTCAGCGCTGGCGTTGCCGGCCTTAACATTGGCGATGATGCGGACAGCCTGCAGATCAGTGCCTCAAATGCACTCAGACGCGCCCAACAACAAGGCGGCAACCGAACACAGACCTACAGCAATCCGGTGCCCAACGATATTGCAGGGACTCACAATAGCAGAGGCGCAGCACAATGA
- a CDS encoding HDOD domain-containing protein, producing MGSQERLTLRRLKDFNPLGRLTDGQLVVLANRAERRAFKRGAKILERGVRDGLDYFLISGSVQLASHDGRNSVIQAGTDKAVNPIARLQPRMYDVKALEPCEFLVVEQETLNQLLRDAPVTQDGMASTVDEGGQSEEQLLLMEFYAELRSNQLQLPSVPDVAWKVRRLVEREDTGALEVAGAVSADPAMAAKLVRACNSPLYRGFSDVRNVQETVVRLGMRTTRQLVTVFAMREVFKTQQPTLKKEMEALWQHSREVAALCWVLADHATGVNPEEAMLAGLLHDVGVVPVLVQAEKHGKLFADEKNLQHAISELRADVSCAVLENWSFPKSFIEAARHAEDWSYECRQPAPQLVDIVIVAQMHAMIGASKGGALPAFDQVPAWRRLGELQLNASRSLKVLSDARERVNEAQKLLSGR from the coding sequence ATGGGAAGCCAGGAACGGCTAACGCTTCGTCGATTGAAAGACTTCAATCCCCTCGGTCGGCTGACAGACGGACAATTGGTGGTGTTGGCCAACCGTGCCGAGCGCCGTGCGTTTAAGCGTGGAGCGAAAATACTAGAGCGCGGGGTGAGGGACGGGTTGGATTACTTTTTGATTTCCGGCTCGGTTCAGCTGGCATCTCATGATGGACGAAATTCGGTGATTCAGGCCGGAACCGACAAAGCCGTCAACCCCATTGCCCGGCTTCAGCCGAGAATGTATGACGTCAAAGCGTTGGAGCCTTGTGAGTTTCTGGTGGTTGAGCAGGAAACGCTCAACCAGCTGTTGCGTGATGCGCCTGTCACGCAGGATGGGATGGCATCAACGGTTGACGAAGGTGGGCAGAGCGAAGAGCAGCTTCTGCTGATGGAGTTCTATGCGGAACTGCGGTCAAACCAGTTGCAACTGCCGAGTGTGCCGGATGTCGCCTGGAAAGTTCGCCGGCTGGTGGAACGAGAAGATACAGGCGCGTTGGAAGTGGCGGGTGCTGTGTCGGCGGACCCTGCGATGGCGGCCAAACTGGTGAGAGCCTGCAACAGTCCGTTATATCGTGGCTTTAGTGACGTTCGGAATGTGCAGGAAACGGTTGTCCGGTTAGGGATGCGTACGACACGGCAATTGGTGACGGTGTTTGCCATGCGTGAAGTGTTCAAAACCCAGCAGCCGACCTTGAAAAAAGAAATGGAAGCTTTGTGGCAGCATTCGCGAGAGGTGGCCGCTTTGTGCTGGGTTCTGGCGGATCATGCCACCGGCGTCAATCCGGAGGAAGCGATGCTGGCAGGGCTGTTGCACGACGTGGGTGTGGTGCCAGTGCTGGTGCAGGCCGAGAAACACGGGAAGCTGTTTGCTGACGAGAAGAACCTGCAGCATGCGATCTCGGAGTTGCGGGCAGATGTCAGTTGCGCTGTGCTAGAAAACTGGTCGTTCCCTAAAAGCTTTATTGAAGCGGCCCGGCATGCCGAGGATTGGAGTTACGAGTGCCGTCAGCCTGCGCCGCAGCTTGTTGATATCGTGATTGTTGCCCAGATGCACGCCATGATTGGTGCCAGCAAGGGCGGCGCGTTACCCGCGTTTGATCAGGTTCCGGCCTGGCGGCGGTTGGGTGAGCTGCAGTTGAATGCTTCGCGCAGTCTTAAGGTGCTGAGTGATGCACGAGAGCGGGTGAATGAAGCCCAGAAGCTTCTGTCCGGCCGTTAA
- the nadD gene encoding nicotinate-nucleotide adenylyltransferase: MHVIYGGTFDPIHHGHLRLALEVADALQVERVDLVPCHIPPHRGSTGATSAQRLDMIRLAVEGESRLHVDDRELQRAGASYTADTLRQLRTELGPKRPLVMVVGTDAFAGFDRWREWREIPELAHIVVVSRPGSALPEASVASSLYRERPAETPGDLWQTPAGRILAFDAPLMDISATGIRQRISGGHSPRYLLPDSVLQRIHDQGLYGACPD; this comes from the coding sequence ATGCACGTTATCTACGGCGGGACGTTCGACCCCATCCACCACGGGCACCTGAGGTTGGCCCTGGAAGTTGCCGACGCGCTTCAGGTGGAGCGGGTGGATCTGGTGCCGTGCCACATTCCGCCTCACCGAGGGAGTACCGGCGCAACCTCGGCTCAGCGGCTCGATATGATTCGACTGGCAGTCGAAGGCGAATCGAGGTTGCACGTTGATGACCGGGAACTTCAGCGCGCCGGGGCCTCCTATACCGCGGATACATTGCGACAGTTACGGACTGAGCTGGGCCCGAAGCGGCCGTTGGTGATGGTCGTGGGGACCGATGCCTTCGCCGGCTTTGATCGGTGGCGCGAGTGGCGGGAAATACCGGAGTTGGCGCATATCGTCGTGGTTAGTCGGCCCGGGTCGGCGTTGCCGGAAGCAAGCGTGGCCAGCAGCCTGTATAGAGAGCGCCCTGCCGAAACACCGGGCGACCTTTGGCAGACCCCTGCCGGTAGGATTCTGGCGTTTGATGCGCCGCTGATGGACATATCGGCGACCGGCATTCGACAGCGCATTTCAGGCGGACATTCACCGCGTTACCTGCTGCCCGATTCGGTCTTGCAGAGAATTCATGACCAAGGCCTGTAC
- a CDS encoding LON peptidase substrate-binding domain-containing protein produces MNVPLFPLNSVVLPQGRIPLQLFEPRYIDMLSRCLKEDRGFVIVLLQNGPETSRTAAFYDIGTYVRIIDFQQLDNGLLGITVEGESKVTVVRSWQQEDGLNLGDVECLMSEAESDVPERYHELPSVLRALFRHPAIKNLDMRVDYDDARHVGWRLTELLPLDTLEKQRLAELQDPLERLDRLQRLLEALEGDG; encoded by the coding sequence ATGAATGTGCCTCTGTTTCCGCTGAACTCTGTTGTCTTGCCGCAAGGGCGCATTCCATTGCAGCTGTTCGAGCCGCGTTATATCGACATGTTGAGTCGCTGTCTCAAGGAAGATCGCGGCTTCGTGATTGTGCTTTTGCAGAATGGTCCGGAAACCTCGAGAACTGCCGCTTTTTACGATATCGGAACCTACGTACGCATTATTGATTTTCAACAGCTGGACAACGGGTTGCTGGGCATCACCGTGGAAGGTGAAAGTAAGGTGACGGTGGTACGAAGCTGGCAGCAAGAAGACGGGCTGAACCTGGGTGACGTGGAATGTTTGATGTCCGAGGCCGAGAGCGACGTTCCCGAGCGTTATCATGAATTGCCTTCCGTGCTCAGGGCTTTGTTCCGGCATCCCGCGATAAAAAATCTCGACATGAGAGTAGATTATGACGACGCACGGCATGTGGGCTGGCGACTTACGGAACTGTTGCCGCTGGATACTCTCGAAAAGCAGCGTTTGGCCGAGTTGCAGGATCCGTTAGAGCGTCTCGACCGGTTGCAGCGGCTATTGGAAGCGCTTGAAGGCGATGGTTAG
- a CDS encoding bifunctional DedA family/phosphatase PAP2 family protein, producing the protein MTETWLNDATAWVAANPGWLALALAATAFIESLAVAGIIVPGVAMLFAFAALAGKSGMPLAEALVWAGVGAVAGDVLSFAIGRMLQGRLHSVWPLSRYPKLLARGESFFHAHGGKSVIIGRFVGPIRPIIPLIAGAFYMPWQRFLLFNLLSAVGWALTYILPGYLVGAALATGIKPPPHFYLVLGISGAALLAVYLIALRMRLGLGEGSRLYRWLERRMAAYDATHRFWRLYTSARPAQRGEFPLPSLMMATTALALFLILAQLVSLSSHLFLLNQLVSDWFQLLRQPLLDLPMIAFTLAGDPPVLIAAAVLATAALAFRGYYAAAIHIATAALLAIVSVWLLKAGIGVSRPDQVFSPPDSGAFPSGHTAGATVLVTLAASFIAGENHHKQRWQSYVLLSLPLIPIALSRLYLGVHWFTDVLGGFFLGLAITGFIRASYSRYDRVPIKTEAVSWVALIVWLLFVVFYISEQWGLALQSYAPKL; encoded by the coding sequence ATGACTGAAACCTGGCTTAACGACGCAACGGCATGGGTTGCCGCTAACCCGGGCTGGCTGGCGCTGGCACTGGCTGCAACCGCGTTTATCGAATCCCTGGCCGTGGCGGGCATCATTGTGCCCGGCGTGGCCATGCTGTTCGCGTTTGCCGCTTTGGCCGGCAAATCCGGCATGCCATTGGCCGAGGCACTGGTCTGGGCGGGTGTCGGCGCAGTAGCGGGAGACGTACTGAGCTTTGCTATCGGCAGAATGCTTCAGGGACGTTTGCACTCGGTCTGGCCGCTGAGCCGTTACCCGAAACTGCTGGCCCGCGGAGAATCTTTTTTTCATGCTCACGGCGGTAAGAGCGTCATCATCGGGCGTTTTGTGGGCCCGATCCGGCCCATCATCCCCCTGATCGCCGGGGCCTTTTATATGCCATGGCAGCGATTTCTGTTGTTCAATTTGCTGTCCGCCGTTGGCTGGGCGCTGACGTACATACTGCCTGGCTATTTGGTGGGTGCCGCACTTGCGACCGGGATCAAACCTCCGCCCCATTTCTATCTGGTGCTGGGTATCAGCGGGGCCGCCCTGCTGGCCGTATATCTTATCGCCCTTCGCATGCGGCTCGGCCTCGGCGAAGGCAGTCGTCTGTATCGCTGGCTGGAAAGGCGCATGGCGGCTTATGATGCCACGCACCGATTCTGGCGTTTATACACCAGTGCCCGCCCGGCCCAGCGCGGGGAATTCCCACTGCCGTCGCTGATGATGGCCACCACGGCCCTGGCACTATTCCTGATTCTTGCCCAGCTGGTTAGCCTCAGCAGCCACCTGTTCCTGCTCAACCAGTTGGTCAGCGACTGGTTCCAGTTGCTCCGGCAACCGCTGCTGGACCTGCCGATGATCGCTTTTACGCTCGCCGGTGACCCACCGGTTCTGATTGCAGCGGCAGTGCTGGCGACCGCGGCCCTTGCGTTCAGAGGCTACTACGCGGCCGCTATCCACATCGCCACGGCCGCTCTGCTCGCCATCGTCAGTGTGTGGCTTCTCAAAGCGGGCATCGGCGTAAGCCGACCGGACCAGGTATTCAGCCCGCCTGATTCGGGCGCATTTCCGAGCGGCCACACGGCCGGTGCGACGGTTCTGGTCACCCTGGCCGCCAGCTTTATCGCCGGGGAGAATCATCACAAGCAACGTTGGCAAAGCTATGTGCTGTTGTCGCTGCCCCTGATTCCGATCGCACTCAGCCGACTGTATCTCGGGGTGCACTGGTTCACCGACGTACTGGGGGGATTCTTTCTCGGGCTGGCGATTACCGGATTCATCAGAGCGAGTTACAGCCGCTATGATCGGGTACCGATCAAAACAGAGGCTGTTTCCTGGGTGGCACTCATCGTTTGGTTGCTGTTTGTTGTTTTTTATATCAGCGAGCAATGGGGGCTGGCGCTACAGAGTTATGCCCCGAAACTCTAA
- the ilvD gene encoding dihydroxy-acid dehydratase has product MPQYRSHTSTAGRNMAGARALWRATGMKNEDFGKPIIAVVNSFTQFVPGHVHLKDLGQLVCREIEEAGGVAKEFNTIAVDDGIAMGHDGMLYSLPSREIIADSVEYMANAHCADALVCISNCDKITPGMLMAALRLNIPAIFVSGGPMEAGKTKLSENKLDLVDAMVIAADPTASDEKVAEYERSACPTCGSCSGMFTANSMNCLAEAIGLALPGNGSMLATHADREQLFLKAGRQIVENTRRYYEQDDDSVLPRSIASLEAFKNAMVMDIAMGGSTNTILHLLAAAQEGEVNFDLADIDRLSREVPQLCKVAPNSPKYHMEDVHRAGGIMGILGELDRGGLINSNLPTVHSKTMKEALQTWDIMQSPTPEVIEFYKAGPAGIPTQTAFSQSTRWPSLDGDRENGCIRSVENAYSSEGGLAVLYGNIALDGCVVKTAGVDESIFVFEGTAKVFESQDSAVAGILNDEVKSGDVVIIRYEGPRGGPGMQEMLYPTSYLKSKGLGKECALLTDGRFSGGTSGLSIGHASPEAAAGGAIGLIEDGDTILIDIPNRSINVKLSDEELSERRSKRDAIGWKPAQPRERKVSTALKAYALLATSADKGAVRDASKLD; this is encoded by the coding sequence ATGCCCCAGTATCGTTCGCACACATCGACAGCCGGCCGGAACATGGCCGGAGCTCGCGCCCTCTGGCGTGCAACTGGTATGAAAAACGAGGATTTCGGCAAACCGATCATCGCCGTGGTTAACTCCTTCACCCAATTCGTACCGGGTCATGTTCACTTGAAAGATCTGGGCCAGCTGGTCTGCCGTGAAATTGAAGAGGCCGGCGGTGTTGCCAAAGAATTCAACACCATCGCAGTCGACGACGGTATCGCCATGGGGCACGACGGCATGCTCTATTCCTTGCCATCCCGCGAAATCATCGCCGATTCGGTCGAATACATGGCCAACGCCCACTGTGCCGACGCCCTGGTGTGCATCTCTAACTGCGACAAAATCACCCCGGGCATGCTGATGGCCGCCCTGCGCCTGAACATCCCCGCCATTTTTGTTTCCGGCGGGCCAATGGAGGCCGGCAAAACCAAGCTTTCGGAAAACAAGCTTGACCTGGTCGATGCCATGGTGATCGCCGCCGACCCAACCGCCAGCGACGAAAAAGTGGCGGAATACGAGCGCAGCGCCTGCCCAACCTGCGGCTCCTGCTCCGGCATGTTTACCGCCAACTCCATGAACTGTCTGGCCGAAGCCATTGGTTTGGCACTGCCCGGTAACGGCTCGATGCTGGCAACCCACGCTGATCGCGAGCAACTGTTCCTGAAGGCCGGTCGCCAGATTGTTGAAAACACCCGCCGCTATTACGAACAGGATGACGACAGCGTGCTGCCCCGCAGCATTGCATCGCTGGAGGCGTTCAAAAACGCCATGGTCATGGATATCGCCATGGGTGGTTCAACCAACACCATCCTGCACCTGCTTGCTGCCGCACAGGAAGGCGAAGTGAACTTCGATTTGGCAGACATCGACCGCTTGTCCCGGGAAGTTCCACAGCTGTGCAAAGTGGCGCCAAATTCTCCCAAATACCACATGGAAGACGTTCACCGCGCAGGCGGCATCATGGGTATTTTGGGCGAACTGGACCGCGGCGGCCTGATCAACAGCAATTTGCCAACCGTGCACAGCAAGACCATGAAAGAAGCCCTGCAAACCTGGGACATCATGCAGTCGCCCACGCCTGAAGTGATCGAATTCTACAAAGCTGGCCCTGCGGGCATCCCGACCCAAACCGCGTTCAGCCAGAGCACTCGCTGGCCAAGCCTCGACGGTGACCGCGAAAACGGCTGCATCCGCTCGGTTGAAAACGCCTACTCATCCGAGGGTGGCCTTGCAGTGCTATACGGCAACATCGCCTTGGACGGTTGCGTGGTAAAAACGGCCGGCGTTGATGAAAGCATCTTTGTCTTCGAAGGTACGGCCAAGGTGTTTGAAAGTCAGGATTCCGCCGTCGCCGGCATCCTCAATGATGAAGTAAAGTCTGGCGATGTGGTTATCATTCGCTACGAAGGCCCTCGCGGCGGCCCTGGCATGCAGGAAATGCTCTACCCCACCAGCTATCTGAAATCCAAAGGGCTGGGTAAAGAGTGTGCTCTGCTGACCGATGGCCGGTTCTCAGGTGGCACCTCAGGCCTGTCAATCGGCCACGCGTCTCCCGAAGCGGCGGCCGGAGGCGCTATTGGCCTGATCGAAGACGGCGACACCATTCTGATCGACATTCCGAACCGCTCGATCAACGTAAAGCTTAGCGATGAAGAGTTGAGTGAACGTCGTAGCAAGCGTGATGCTATTGGCTGGAAGCCGGCCCAGCCCCGAGAGCGCAAAGTTTCCACAGCGCTCAAAGCTTACGCTCTGCTCGCGACCAGTGCCGATAAGGGCGCGGTCAGAGATGCGTCCAAACTGGACTGA